One Mycolicibacter sp. MU0083 DNA window includes the following coding sequences:
- a CDS encoding precorrin-2 C(20)-methyltransferase, with amino-acid sequence MTGTFYGVGLGPGDPELITRKAARIIADADVVAYHAGVNKASYARTIAAELIRPGVLEEELRYPVTTGVTDHPGGYAGALADFYEASAARLAAHLQAGRTVALLTEGDPLFYGSFMYMHDRLSPRFATEIIPGIPAFSAATAALGMPLVRQTDILTVLPGTLDEHELAMRLADTDGAIIMKLGRTFPAVRRALAAAGRLEHAYYVERASHPQQRWLPVTEVDEASVPYLSLIVVDGDSRNGQRSRTSADPVPATVEPVAPPAELLVIGLGPGPDGWLTGEAAAALATVDHVVGYGPYVARVPQRAGLQRHTSGNTVEVDRARFALDLAARGEKAAVVSGGDAGVFGMAAAVFEALDDAEDDRYQHVSVRVLPGVSAVQAVAAAAGAPIGADFAVLSLSDRLKPWAVIESRLRAVAEADLVLAIYNPASRARPDQIASARKILLEHRDPATVVVVGRDIGRAEESLTVTTLGDLDTDTIDMKCLVLVGASSTRVTGSGRVWTPRWVR; translated from the coding sequence ATGACCGGCACCTTCTACGGGGTGGGCCTGGGGCCCGGCGACCCCGAACTGATCACCCGCAAAGCGGCCCGGATCATCGCCGACGCCGATGTGGTGGCCTATCACGCCGGGGTCAACAAGGCCTCGTATGCGCGCACCATCGCCGCGGAGCTGATCCGCCCGGGCGTACTCGAAGAGGAGCTGCGCTACCCGGTCACCACCGGGGTCACCGACCACCCGGGCGGCTACGCCGGCGCACTCGCGGACTTCTACGAGGCCTCCGCGGCCCGCCTGGCCGCCCACCTGCAGGCCGGCCGCACCGTGGCGCTGCTGACCGAGGGCGATCCACTGTTCTACGGCTCGTTCATGTACATGCACGACCGGCTCTCGCCGCGCTTTGCCACCGAGATCATTCCGGGGATACCGGCGTTCTCCGCCGCCACCGCCGCGCTCGGTATGCCGCTGGTGCGCCAGACCGACATCCTGACCGTGCTGCCGGGCACCCTCGACGAGCACGAGTTGGCGATGCGGCTGGCCGACACCGACGGCGCGATCATCATGAAGCTGGGCCGCACCTTCCCGGCGGTGCGCCGGGCGCTGGCCGCCGCGGGCCGCCTCGAGCACGCCTACTACGTGGAGCGCGCCAGCCATCCGCAGCAGCGCTGGCTGCCGGTGACCGAGGTGGACGAGGCGAGCGTCCCATATCTGTCGCTGATCGTCGTCGACGGCGATTCCCGCAACGGGCAGCGGTCGCGGACCTCGGCCGACCCGGTACCGGCGACCGTCGAGCCCGTGGCCCCACCCGCCGAACTGTTGGTCATCGGCCTCGGCCCGGGACCCGACGGCTGGCTGACTGGTGAGGCCGCGGCGGCCTTGGCGACCGTCGACCACGTGGTGGGCTACGGCCCCTACGTGGCGCGGGTACCGCAGCGCGCGGGCCTGCAACGGCACACCTCGGGCAACACCGTCGAGGTGGACCGCGCCCGGTTCGCCCTGGATCTGGCGGCCCGCGGCGAGAAGGCGGCGGTGGTCTCCGGCGGCGACGCCGGGGTGTTCGGGATGGCGGCAGCGGTGTTCGAAGCCCTGGACGACGCCGAAGACGATCGCTACCAACATGTTTCGGTACGCGTGCTACCGGGGGTCTCGGCGGTGCAGGCGGTGGCCGCGGCGGCCGGTGCACCCATCGGGGCCGACTTCGCGGTGCTGAGCCTGTCGGATCGACTCAAGCCGTGGGCGGTGATCGAGTCGCGGTTGCGGGCGGTCGCCGAGGCCGACCTGGTGCTGGCGATCTACAACCCGGCTTCGCGGGCCCGCCCCGATCAGATCGCGTCGGCCCGCAAGATTCTGCTGGAACACCGTGATCCGGCGACGGTGGTGGTGGTCGGCCGCGATATCGGGCGCGCCGAGGAATCGTTGACGGTGACCACTCTCGGCGATCTGGACACCGACACCATCGACATGAAATGCCTGGTCCTGGTTGGCGCTTCGTCGACCCGCGTGACGGGTTCCGGGCGGGTCTGGACGCCGCGATGGGTGCGCTAG
- the cobM gene encoding precorrin-4 C(11)-methyltransferase, with translation MGALAIRFVGAGPGAADLLTVRAARLLADADVVLFPGSYLDPQVLEHCSPGAELIDTAKLDLDAIVDRLVTAHRAGRAVVRLVSGDPSLYSAVFEQTRRLDAAGVPWEVTPGVPAYAAAAAVLGRELTVPLVTQSVVLTRTQVASTAMPQREALASFAATGATLVLHLAITRIRALMAELAPDYGPDCPAAVVYRASQPEELVLRGTVADIADAAEAAGLRSAAVILVGPALADRPDPCGGESHLYDPARDRSRQD, from the coding sequence ATGGGTGCGCTAGCGATCCGGTTCGTCGGCGCCGGGCCGGGCGCCGCAGATCTACTGACCGTGCGCGCCGCCCGGTTGCTGGCCGACGCCGACGTGGTGCTCTTCCCGGGAAGTTACCTGGATCCGCAAGTGCTGGAACACTGTTCACCGGGCGCCGAGCTGATCGACACCGCAAAGCTGGATCTGGACGCGATCGTCGACCGGCTGGTGACCGCCCACCGGGCCGGCCGCGCGGTGGTGCGACTGGTCTCCGGCGATCCCTCGCTCTACAGCGCGGTCTTCGAGCAGACCCGGCGACTGGACGCCGCAGGTGTGCCGTGGGAGGTGACGCCGGGGGTGCCGGCGTATGCGGCGGCGGCCGCGGTGCTGGGCCGTGAGCTGACCGTGCCGCTGGTGACCCAGTCGGTGGTGCTGACCCGCACCCAGGTCGCCTCGACCGCGATGCCGCAACGCGAAGCGCTGGCGTCGTTCGCCGCGACCGGGGCGACCCTGGTGCTGCACCTGGCGATCACCCGGATCCGCGCCCTGATGGCCGAGCTGGCACCCGACTACGGCCCGGACTGCCCCGCCGCGGTGGTCTATCGCGCCTCGCAGCCCGAGGAGCTGGTGCTGCGCGGCACGGTCGCCGACATCGCCGACGCGGCGGAGGCGGCGGGGCTGCGTTCGGCCGCGGTGATTCTCGTCGGGCCGGCGCTGGCCGATCGGCCCGACCCGTGCGGCGGGGAGAGCCACCTCTACGACCCGGCGCGGGACCGCTCACGCCAGGATTAG
- the cbiE gene encoding precorrin-6y C5,15-methyltransferase (decarboxylating) subunit CbiE has product MPAARVTVVGIGADGWAGLPEPSRDLVAGADVVIGAPRQLGLLPAADGQRRLSWPTPLHAGLPALFEELAGRRIVALASGDPLLSGIGSTLIGLLGADRVTVVPAVSSVTLARARLGWPAESVSVVSVVGRDVHAVLRELAPNRRVLVLSSDETTPGRLAALLTERGYGASRLTVLADLGSAAESRLDTTAADFTGAVPRLNIVALDLVGPPAHGWSAGLPDDAFDHDGQLTKRDLRASALSRLAPAPGQLLWDVGAGAGSVGIEWMRAHPSCRAVAVEANETRAQRISANARHLGVPALQVVHGSAPDALAELPAPDAVFVGGGLSRDGVLAACLAALRPGGRLVAHAVTLETETRLIEAYREHGGELTRIHVEHAAPLGTFTGWTPGRTVTQWALAT; this is encoded by the coding sequence ATGCCCGCCGCACGCGTCACCGTCGTCGGAATCGGTGCCGACGGCTGGGCCGGGCTTCCCGAGCCGTCCCGCGACCTGGTGGCCGGCGCCGACGTCGTGATCGGCGCGCCCCGCCAACTGGGTCTGCTGCCGGCGGCGGACGGCCAGCGGCGGCTGAGTTGGCCGACTCCGCTGCACGCCGGGCTGCCCGCGCTGTTCGAGGAACTGGCCGGGCGGCGGATCGTGGCGCTGGCGTCGGGGGATCCACTGCTCAGCGGTATCGGCAGCACGCTGATCGGGCTGCTGGGAGCCGACCGGGTGACGGTGGTGCCGGCGGTCTCCTCGGTGACCCTGGCCCGCGCCCGGCTGGGCTGGCCCGCGGAATCGGTGTCGGTGGTCAGCGTCGTGGGCCGTGACGTGCATGCGGTGCTGCGCGAACTGGCACCCAACCGGCGGGTGCTGGTGTTGTCCTCGGACGAGACCACCCCGGGGCGTCTGGCCGCACTGCTGACCGAGCGCGGCTACGGGGCGAGCCGGTTGACGGTGCTGGCCGACCTGGGCAGTGCGGCCGAATCCCGGTTGGACACCACGGCGGCTGACTTCACCGGTGCCGTCCCGCGGCTCAACATCGTCGCGCTGGACCTGGTCGGCCCGCCGGCCCACGGCTGGTCCGCCGGGTTGCCCGATGACGCCTTCGACCACGACGGGCAGCTCACCAAACGCGACCTGCGCGCATCCGCGCTGTCCCGGCTGGCCCCGGCGCCCGGGCAGCTGCTGTGGGACGTCGGCGCCGGCGCCGGCTCGGTCGGCATCGAATGGATGCGCGCGCACCCGTCCTGCCGTGCCGTCGCCGTCGAAGCGAATGAGACCAGAGCCCAACGGATCTCGGCCAACGCCCGCCATCTCGGGGTGCCCGCGCTACAGGTGGTGCACGGCTCCGCCCCGGATGCGCTGGCGGAGTTGCCCGCACCGGACGCGGTGTTCGTCGGCGGCGGGCTGAGCCGCGACGGCGTGTTGGCCGCCTGCCTGGCCGCATTGCGGCCAGGCGGCCGGTTGGTGGCGCACGCCGTCACCCTGGAAACCGAGACACGGCTGATCGAGGCCTACCGGGAGCACGGCGGTGAGCTGACCCGCATCCACGTCGAACACGCCGCGCCGCTGGGTACCTTCACCGGCTGGACGCCGGGCCGCACCGTCACCCAGTGGGCGCTGGCGACCTAG
- a CDS encoding dienelactone hydrolase family protein, producing the protein MSAPVADLTGWVAESFTGGGFTHDVYRKGQGPGVVVIPEIPGAHPGVLALGNHLVENGFTVVIPSLFGTAGKAITPGYALTTIARACVTREFAAFATDKQRPVTQFLRALARDLNEKTPGKGVGVIGQCFTGGFALAAAVDDAVLAPVLSQPSVPLPLTLKQRRDPGFSEVEMGVIADRVANDGLCALGLRFSEDKMAPGDRFATLKARLGDAFEVIEIDSSPGNPDGLSRMAHSVLTDQVREVDGHPAYEARKRVVQFLTERLS; encoded by the coding sequence GTGAGTGCACCTGTAGCAGACCTGACCGGATGGGTCGCCGAGTCGTTCACCGGCGGCGGTTTCACCCACGACGTGTACCGCAAGGGGCAGGGTCCGGGCGTGGTGGTGATCCCGGAGATCCCCGGCGCACACCCCGGCGTGCTGGCGCTGGGAAATCACCTGGTGGAGAACGGGTTCACCGTGGTGATCCCGTCGCTGTTCGGGACCGCCGGTAAGGCGATCACGCCCGGCTATGCATTGACCACGATCGCGCGCGCCTGCGTGACCCGGGAATTCGCCGCGTTCGCCACCGACAAGCAGCGTCCGGTCACCCAGTTCCTGCGCGCACTGGCCCGCGACCTCAACGAGAAGACCCCCGGCAAGGGCGTCGGGGTGATCGGGCAGTGCTTCACCGGCGGCTTCGCACTGGCCGCCGCGGTCGACGACGCCGTGCTGGCCCCGGTGCTCAGCCAACCGTCGGTGCCGCTACCGCTGACGCTCAAACAGCGCCGCGACCCCGGGTTCTCCGAGGTCGAGATGGGGGTGATCGCCGATCGGGTCGCCAACGACGGCCTGTGCGCGCTCGGCCTGCGGTTCAGCGAGGACAAGATGGCCCCCGGCGACCGCTTCGCCACGCTGAAGGCGCGCCTCGGGGACGCCTTCGAGGTGATCGAGATCGACTCCTCGCCGGGCAACCCCGACGGCTTGTCCCGGATGGCGCACTCGGTGCTCACCGACCAGGTCCGCGAGGTCGACGGCCACCCCGCCTACGAGGCCCGCAAGCGGGTGGTGCAGTTCCTCACCGAACGGCTGAGCTAG
- a CDS encoding magnesium chelatase subunit D family protein, with product MQQLYPFPAVLGGDPDAPDGLDDMALALVLSAISPGIGGVLIRGEKGTAKSTLVRALAQVLPPIDVVAGDRFSSDPAEAHPFSPDGPFPADAAVETRPVRLVELPVGATEDRVVGSIHLERALSAGAVDFEPGLLARAHRGILYVDEVNLLADHLVDLLLDAAAMGRLTVERDSVSVTHAARFVIVGTMNPEEGELRPQLLDRFGLTVEVSAPRDPLVRAEAVRRRLAFDADPQGFAATYAAAEERLRDRIRTAQEVLPQVALTDAALVKIGEICAAFDVDGLRGDIVCARTAVAHAAWQGRDAVTLEDLRVAARLALPHRRRRKPFDAPGLDENELDELLPPEDCGPVPDPDPDPDPEGPPDGPPEGGDGAPPPAEQRGPTPSQPGATSTTAADSPYRARLFAVEGVGEGHAGRRSRARTSSGRRVGATPFGTAGGLHLFETLRAAAPHQGARGRVGGRMLLQAGDLRRAVREGREANLVLFVVDTSGSMAAVERMRHVKTAILSLLLDAYRRRDRVAVVTFRDTGAESVLPPTGSVEIAAVRLDELPAGGRTPLAEGLAEAADVIRRERLRDPACRPLLVVLTDGRATAGADAVGRSHRAADQLARQGVSAVVVDCENGRMRLGLAGTLAEHLRAEYVPLPQVSAEALTDVVRDATGRGAA from the coding sequence ATGCAACAGCTGTATCCCTTCCCCGCCGTCCTCGGTGGTGATCCGGACGCCCCGGACGGCCTCGACGACATGGCGCTGGCGCTTGTCCTGAGCGCGATCTCCCCCGGTATCGGCGGGGTGCTGATCCGCGGCGAGAAGGGCACCGCCAAGTCGACGCTGGTACGGGCACTCGCCCAAGTGCTGCCGCCCATCGACGTGGTGGCCGGCGACCGGTTCTCCTCCGATCCCGCCGAAGCCCACCCGTTCTCCCCCGACGGCCCGTTCCCCGCCGATGCGGCCGTCGAGACCCGCCCGGTTCGGCTGGTGGAGTTGCCGGTCGGTGCCACCGAGGACCGGGTGGTGGGGTCCATCCATCTGGAGCGGGCCCTGAGCGCCGGCGCCGTCGACTTCGAGCCGGGACTGTTGGCCCGCGCCCACCGCGGCATCCTCTACGTCGACGAGGTGAACCTGCTCGCCGACCACCTGGTGGACCTGCTGCTCGACGCGGCCGCGATGGGCCGGCTGACGGTGGAACGCGACTCGGTCTCGGTGACCCATGCCGCCCGATTCGTGATCGTCGGGACGATGAATCCCGAGGAAGGCGAGCTGCGCCCGCAGTTGCTCGACCGGTTCGGGCTGACCGTCGAGGTCTCGGCGCCGCGCGATCCGCTGGTGCGAGCCGAGGCGGTGCGCCGCCGCCTGGCGTTCGACGCCGACCCGCAGGGCTTCGCCGCGACCTACGCCGCCGCCGAAGAGCGGCTGCGGGATCGGATCCGCACCGCTCAGGAGGTGCTGCCGCAGGTGGCGCTCACCGATGCCGCCCTGGTCAAGATCGGTGAGATCTGCGCGGCGTTCGACGTGGACGGCCTGCGCGGCGACATCGTGTGTGCCCGTACCGCGGTCGCCCATGCCGCTTGGCAGGGCCGCGATGCGGTCACCCTCGAGGACCTGCGGGTTGCGGCGCGGCTGGCCCTGCCGCACCGGCGGCGCCGCAAGCCGTTCGACGCCCCGGGCCTCGACGAGAACGAACTCGACGAGTTGCTGCCGCCGGAGGATTGCGGTCCGGTGCCCGATCCCGATCCCGATCCGGATCCCGAGGGGCCGCCCGACGGGCCGCCGGAGGGTGGCGACGGTGCTCCGCCGCCGGCCGAGCAGCGTGGCCCGACTCCGTCTCAGCCCGGGGCGACATCGACAACTGCCGCCGACTCCCCTTACCGAGCACGGCTTTTCGCCGTCGAAGGCGTCGGCGAGGGACACGCCGGCCGGCGCAGCCGGGCCCGCACCAGTTCCGGGCGCCGGGTTGGCGCCACCCCGTTCGGCACCGCCGGGGGCCTGCACCTGTTCGAGACGCTGCGGGCCGCGGCACCGCACCAGGGTGCCCGGGGCCGCGTGGGGGGCCGGATGCTCCTGCAGGCCGGCGATCTGCGCCGCGCCGTCCGGGAGGGTCGCGAGGCCAACCTGGTGCTGTTCGTCGTGGACACCTCCGGTTCGATGGCCGCCGTCGAGCGGATGCGGCACGTCAAGACCGCCATCCTGTCGTTGCTGCTGGACGCCTACCGGCGCCGCGACCGGGTGGCGGTGGTGACGTTCCGGGATACCGGGGCGGAGTCGGTGTTGCCCCCGACCGGCTCGGTGGAGATCGCCGCCGTCCGACTCGATGAGTTGCCCGCCGGCGGCCGCACCCCGCTGGCCGAGGGCCTGGCCGAAGCCGCCGATGTGATCCGGCGGGAACGGCTGCGCGACCCGGCGTGCCGTCCACTGCTGGTGGTGTTGACCGACGGCCGGGCCACCGCCGGAGCCGACGCCGTGGGGCGGTCGCACCGGGCGGCCGATCAACTTGCCCGGCAGGGTGTTTCGGCAGTCGTGGTGGATTGCGAGAACGGCCGGATGCGGCTCGGGTTGGCGGGCACGCTGGCCGAGCACCTGCGGGCCGAATACGTTCCGCTGCCGCAGGTCAGTGCCGAAGCGTTGACCGACGTCGTCCGCGATGCCACCGGAAGAGGAGCCGCCTGA
- the cobO gene encoding cob(I)yrinic acid a,c-diamide adenosyltransferase: MPQGQPLTVPDDNLTTRQRRNRPLLMVHTGDGKGKSTAAFGLALRGWNQGFRIGVFQFVKSAKWRVGEQSVLERLGALHTETGEGGPVEWHKMGSGWSWSRKAGDVEDHAGDAAEGWAQIKQRLADQTHDLYVLDEFTYPINWGWVDIDDVVQTLTNRPGHQHVVITGRRADPRLIEAADLVTEMGKIKHPMDAGQKGQRGIEW, translated from the coding sequence ATGCCGCAGGGACAACCGTTGACGGTGCCCGATGACAACCTGACCACCCGGCAGCGCCGCAACCGGCCGCTGCTGATGGTGCACACCGGCGACGGCAAGGGGAAGTCGACCGCCGCGTTCGGGCTGGCGCTGCGCGGCTGGAACCAGGGCTTTCGGATCGGGGTCTTCCAGTTCGTGAAGTCCGCGAAGTGGCGGGTCGGCGAGCAGAGCGTGCTGGAGCGCCTGGGCGCCCTGCACACCGAGACCGGTGAGGGCGGGCCGGTGGAATGGCACAAGATGGGATCCGGCTGGTCGTGGAGCCGCAAAGCCGGCGACGTCGAGGACCACGCCGGTGACGCCGCCGAAGGCTGGGCCCAGATCAAACAACGCCTGGCCGACCAGACCCATGATCTGTATGTCCTCGACGAGTTCACCTACCCCATCAACTGGGGCTGGGTGGACATCGACGACGTGGTGCAGACCCTGACCAACCGGCCCGGCCACCAGCACGTCGTCATCACCGGCCGACGGGCCGATCCGCGGCTGATCGAAGCCGCCGACCTGGTCACCGAGATGGGCAAGATCAAGCATCCGATGGACGCCGGCCAGAAGGGCCAGCGCGGCATTGAATGGTAA
- a CDS encoding cobyrinate a,c-diamide synthase — MTPLPRIVVAAPASGHGKTTVAVGLMAALAARGMAVSGHKVGPDYIDPGYHALATGRPARNLDPYLVGVERIVPLLLHGASGADIAVIEGVMGLFDGRLGADGDASTAHVAAVTASPVVLVVDISHASRTHAAVVSGLAGFDPAVRIAGVVLNKAGSPRHADEVVAALRPSGIPVLGVLPRDTGVQTPSRHLGLVPAAERDEAADMTARLAELLEQHVDLDAVAALARRAPELAGDAWDPAAEVTAPSGDRPVVAVAGGRAFTFGYTETFELLRAAGCQTVCFDPLTDTHLPAGTAGIYLGGGFPEVYAEQLGANTALLGALRAAIAAGVPTVAECGGLAYLCRRVGEDVGVGVLPGAAAMTPRLTLGYRVATASGDNLLARAGDQVTGHEFHRTDVVFDDGAVDAAWQLPGGPDGAAGPGLHASYLHTHWAGHPVLAQRFADAVHGFNGPDLHHHGDVEARAGLLDFAVNVYAGPRPDWLEQALHASIDDAAAYPDAAEARAALAARHGVTEAQVLPTAGASEAFDLVARLRPWRAPVVVHPQYTGPHAALTAAGHHVGTVLCRAEDGFALHPDEIPEHADLVIVGNPTNPTGVLHPAATLRRLLRPGRVVLIDEAFLDAIPGEPESLSAQSHPGLLVSRSLTKHWSIPGVRAGYLLGDPALLADAARLQIPWSVSAAAVAAMLACSDERAAREGEHRARRLAGWREHLARGLAGLGVPFVSGAAPYVLARVGAGVHTALRDSGIAVRRADTFPGLDGDWVRIAVRPPELTDHLLGTLDRIRR, encoded by the coding sequence ATGACCCCGCTCCCCCGAATCGTCGTCGCCGCACCGGCATCCGGGCACGGCAAGACCACGGTGGCGGTCGGGCTGATGGCGGCGCTGGCCGCCCGCGGTATGGCGGTCAGCGGGCACAAGGTCGGCCCGGACTACATCGACCCCGGCTACCACGCACTGGCCACCGGACGCCCGGCCCGCAACCTGGACCCGTACCTGGTCGGCGTCGAGCGGATCGTGCCGCTGCTGCTGCACGGCGCATCCGGTGCCGACATCGCCGTGATCGAAGGCGTGATGGGGCTTTTCGACGGGCGCCTGGGCGCCGACGGTGACGCCTCCACCGCCCATGTGGCCGCGGTGACCGCCAGCCCGGTGGTGCTGGTCGTCGACATCTCGCACGCCTCGCGGACCCACGCCGCCGTGGTGTCGGGCCTGGCCGGTTTCGACCCGGCGGTGCGCATCGCCGGAGTGGTGTTGAACAAGGCCGGCAGCCCACGTCATGCCGACGAGGTGGTCGCCGCGTTGCGCCCCAGCGGTATTCCGGTGCTGGGTGTGCTGCCCCGCGACACCGGGGTGCAGACGCCGTCGCGGCATCTGGGGCTGGTGCCGGCCGCCGAACGCGACGAGGCCGCCGACATGACGGCCCGGCTGGCCGAGTTGCTGGAACAGCATGTGGACCTCGACGCGGTGGCGGCGCTGGCGCGACGGGCCCCGGAACTGGCCGGTGATGCCTGGGATCCGGCGGCCGAGGTGACGGCGCCCTCGGGGGATCGGCCGGTGGTGGCGGTCGCCGGGGGGCGGGCGTTCACGTTCGGCTACACCGAGACGTTCGAACTGCTGCGCGCCGCCGGGTGCCAGACGGTCTGCTTCGACCCGCTCACCGACACCCACCTGCCGGCCGGTACCGCCGGAATCTATCTGGGCGGCGGATTTCCCGAGGTGTACGCCGAGCAGCTGGGCGCCAACACCGCGCTGTTGGGTGCGCTGCGGGCGGCGATCGCCGCCGGTGTGCCGACCGTCGCCGAGTGCGGCGGGCTGGCCTACCTGTGTCGTCGGGTCGGCGAGGACGTCGGGGTCGGGGTGTTACCGGGTGCCGCGGCCATGACCCCGCGCCTGACCCTGGGGTATCGGGTGGCCACCGCGTCGGGCGACAACCTGCTGGCGCGGGCCGGCGATCAGGTGACCGGCCACGAATTCCACCGCACCGACGTCGTTTTCGACGACGGCGCCGTCGATGCGGCCTGGCAGCTTCCCGGCGGCCCGGACGGTGCGGCGGGCCCCGGCCTGCATGCCTCCTATCTGCATACGCATTGGGCCGGCCATCCGGTCCTCGCGCAGCGTTTCGCCGACGCCGTGCACGGGTTCAACGGCCCGGATCTGCATCATCACGGTGATGTCGAAGCGCGCGCGGGACTGCTCGATTTCGCCGTCAACGTCTACGCCGGGCCGCGCCCGGACTGGCTCGAGCAGGCGTTGCACGCTTCGATCGACGACGCGGCGGCCTACCCCGATGCGGCTGAGGCCCGGGCCGCGCTGGCCGCGCGGCACGGCGTCACCGAGGCGCAGGTGCTGCCCACCGCCGGTGCCTCCGAGGCGTTCGATCTGGTGGCCCGGTTGCGGCCGTGGCGAGCCCCGGTGGTGGTGCATCCGCAGTACACCGGTCCGCACGCCGCACTGACCGCGGCCGGCCACCACGTCGGCACCGTGTTGTGCCGGGCCGAGGACGGGTTCGCCCTGCATCCCGACGAGATTCCCGAGCACGCCGACCTGGTGATCGTGGGCAACCCGACCAATCCCACCGGGGTGTTGCATCCGGCGGCGACGCTACGGCGGCTGTTGCGCCCCGGTCGGGTGGTGCTGATCGACGAGGCCTTCCTGGACGCGATCCCCGGCGAACCGGAAAGCCTTTCCGCGCAAAGCCATCCGGGACTGCTGGTGAGCCGGAGCCTGACCAAGCACTGGTCGATTCCCGGGGTGCGTGCCGGATATCTGCTCGGCGATCCGGCCCTGCTGGCCGACGCGGCCCGCCTGCAGATCCCGTGGTCGGTGTCGGCGGCGGCGGTCGCGGCCATGCTGGCCTGTTCCGATGAGCGGGCCGCACGCGAAGGCGAACACCGGGCCCGGCGGTTGGCGGGCTGGCGGGAACACCTGGCGCGGGGCCTGGCCGGGCTCGGGGTGCCGTTCGTCTCCGGTGCCGCACCGTATGTGCTGGCCCGCGTCGGTGCCGGCGTGCATACCGCGTTGCGGGACAGCGGCATCGCGGTGCGCCGCGCCGACACCTTTCCGGGCCTGGACGGCGACTGGGTGCGGATCGCCGTCCGGCCACCGGAGCTGACCGATCACCTGTTGGGGACCCTCGACCGGATCCGGCGGTGA
- a CDS encoding cobalamin biosynthesis protein encodes MSATRALGLALGYAADRVWGDPRRWHPVAGFGRCAHALEQRLYRDDRAAGAGHVLILVGAASGLGYVAERSLRNPLARIALTATVTWAVLGGRSLEREADAVHAQLAAGDLEAARTQVRNLVGRDTTALGPDEIARAVVESVAENTSDAVVASLVWGATAGVAGLVAHRTANTLDAMVGHHNTRYERFGWAAARLDDLLGLPAARSAGLLAAALGPDPVGALRAWHRDARHHPSPNAGVVEASFAGALGLQLGGVNTYYGNRREERARMGYGRAPEPADIPRTTRLARRVGVGALLAAALWCVRRDETRRRRW; translated from the coding sequence GTGAGCGCGACCAGAGCGCTCGGACTGGCGCTCGGTTATGCCGCCGACCGGGTCTGGGGCGATCCGCGCCGGTGGCATCCGGTCGCCGGGTTCGGTCGGTGTGCGCACGCGTTGGAGCAGCGTCTCTACCGTGACGACCGGGCGGCCGGTGCCGGGCATGTCCTGATTCTGGTCGGCGCCGCATCCGGGCTGGGCTATGTGGCCGAACGGTCGCTCCGAAACCCGTTGGCGCGCATTGCACTGACGGCGACGGTCACCTGGGCTGTGCTCGGCGGGCGTTCGCTGGAGCGTGAAGCCGACGCGGTGCACGCGCAGCTGGCCGCCGGCGACCTCGAGGCCGCTCGGACGCAGGTGCGCAACCTGGTCGGTCGGGATACCACCGCCCTGGGCCCCGATGAGATCGCACGCGCGGTCGTCGAATCGGTGGCGGAGAACACCTCGGATGCGGTGGTGGCGTCGCTGGTGTGGGGTGCGACGGCCGGCGTTGCGGGCCTGGTCGCACACCGCACCGCGAACACGCTCGACGCCATGGTCGGCCATCACAACACCCGATACGAGCGGTTCGGTTGGGCGGCGGCACGATTGGATGATCTGCTGGGCCTGCCCGCCGCGCGGTCGGCCGGACTGCTGGCCGCCGCACTGGGGCCCGACCCCGTCGGCGCGCTGCGGGCGTGGCACCGCGATGCCCGACACCATCCCAGCCCCAACGCCGGGGTGGTGGAGGCCTCCTTCGCCGGGGCGCTGGGACTGCAGCTCGGCGGGGTCAACACCTACTACGGAAATCGGCGTGAAGAACGCGCGCGGATGGGTTACGGTCGGGCGCCGGAACCGGCCGATATCCCGCGGACGACCCGGCTGGCCCGGCGCGTGGGTGTGGGCGCCCTGCTCGCGGCGGCCCTGTGGTGCGTGCGCCGGGACGAGACGAGGAGACGACGGTGGTGA
- a CDS encoding GNAT family N-acetyltransferase produces MTDDAVVFSDDAARVDRDWLWSELVAHTYWAKYRTREMFDRQLDGAWRTVGAYRAGDGAMVGFCRAVSDGVAFAYLADVYVARDQRGHAIGKGLLRTMIDDGPGREFRWTLHTADAHGLYSQFGFAAPDATYMERPSRLAHIRD; encoded by the coding sequence GTGACCGACGATGCTGTCGTGTTCTCCGACGATGCCGCCCGGGTGGATCGGGACTGGCTCTGGAGTGAGCTTGTCGCGCACACCTATTGGGCGAAGTACCGCACCCGCGAGATGTTCGACCGCCAGCTGGACGGTGCCTGGCGCACGGTGGGCGCCTACCGGGCCGGCGACGGCGCGATGGTCGGCTTCTGCCGGGCGGTCTCCGACGGTGTCGCGTTCGCCTACCTGGCCGACGTGTACGTCGCCCGCGATCAGCGGGGCCACGCCATCGGCAAAGGGTTGTTGCGGACGATGATCGACGACGGGCCCGGCCGGGAGTTCCGGTGGACGCTGCACACCGCCGATGCACACGGGCTGTATTCGCAGTTCGGTTTCGCCGCCCCGGACGCGACCTATATGGAGCGGCCCAGCCGGTTGGCGCATATCCGGGACTGA